In Blattabacterium cuenoti, the following proteins share a genomic window:
- a CDS encoding 4'-phosphopantetheinyl transferase family protein — translation MDIFTCSFHTKIIVFKWKYLLNTMFSKKKIISDRESVFFLSLSKKRKNEFLGVRYALKYLGIKVNIFYDKKRKPFLFIEGKYISFSHSFDRIAIGISSYQIGVDIEKLRKDKKIIKIKKKFIRDDESFFINTNYEEDYLHIIWGIKESLYKLEGGIYYNFLTHYRVSPFCIEKDRFISCWIIKDSYSKKFLAFYRKIEDHYLVYIIDK, via the coding sequence ATGGATATTTTTACCTGTAGTTTTCATACGAAAATTATAGTTTTTAAATGGAAATATTTATTAAATACTATGTTTTCAAAAAAGAAAATTATTTCTGATAGAGAAAGTGTATTTTTTTTATCTTTATCAAAAAAACGTAAAAATGAATTTTTAGGTGTACGTTATGCATTAAAATATCTTGGAATAAAAGTGAATATTTTTTATGATAAAAAAAGAAAACCTTTCCTTTTTATTGAAGGAAAATATATCTCTTTTAGTCATTCTTTTGATAGAATAGCTATAGGTATAAGTTCTTATCAGATAGGTGTAGATATAGAAAAATTGCGTAAGGATAAGAAAATTATTAAAATAAAAAAAAAATTTATTAGAGATGATGAATCTTTTTTCATAAATACAAATTATGAAGAGGATTATTTACATATTATATGGGGCATAAAAGAAAGTTTGTATAAACTAGAAGGAGGAATATATTATAATTTTTTAACTCATTACAGAGTATCTCCTTTTTGTATAGAAAAAGATCGTTTCATATCATGTTGGATAATAAAAGATTCCTATAGTAAGAAATTTCTTGCTTTTTATAGAAAAATAGAAGACCATTACTTAGTTTATATTATAGATAAATAA
- a CDS encoding Mrp/NBP35 family ATP-binding protein has protein sequence MKEKIEKALKNIIEADSIKKIDVINNNMVTIYLSLYHPTMHLKKKLTIDIKNYLIEKKIFSNEENISIKIEMEAKKNKKYEIKNIIAIASGKGGVGKSTIATNIAVSLVKMGFKVGLLDADIYGPSIPLMFNIENDSIENIVVQKNGVILITPIISYEVKILSIGFFSKYGQAIVWRGPMVTKALRQLIHETDWGELDFLIVDLPPGTGDIHLSLLQETTLKGIVIVSTSQKIALSDVNRTIEMFRIKSIYVPILGIIENMSYLIMKNSKEKSYFFGKNGVKNFANEINIPYLGEIPMLQTIREHSDIGIPVVLENKHIRNIFIEITKNIIKKLL, from the coding sequence ATAAAAGAAAAAATTGAAAAAGCTTTAAAAAATATTATAGAAGCTGATTCTATAAAAAAAATAGATGTCATAAATAATAACATGGTTACAATATATTTGAGTTTATATCATCCTACCATGCATTTAAAAAAGAAATTAACAATAGATATAAAAAATTATTTAATAGAAAAAAAAATATTCTCAAATGAAGAAAATATAAGTATAAAAATAGAAATGGAAGCTAAAAAAAATAAAAAATATGAAATAAAAAATATAATAGCTATAGCTTCTGGAAAAGGTGGAGTAGGGAAATCTACAATAGCAACAAATATTGCTGTTTCTTTGGTTAAAATGGGTTTTAAAGTTGGACTATTAGATGCTGATATTTATGGCCCTTCTATTCCATTAATGTTCAATATTGAAAATGACTCTATTGAAAATATAGTAGTCCAAAAAAATGGAGTTATTCTCATAACTCCTATTATTAGTTATGAGGTAAAAATTCTATCTATAGGTTTTTTTTCAAAATATGGACAAGCTATTGTTTGGAGAGGGCCAATGGTAACTAAAGCTCTTAGACAATTAATTCATGAAACAGATTGGGGGGAATTAGACTTCTTGATAGTAGATTTACCACCAGGAACAGGAGATATACATTTATCTCTTTTACAAGAAACTACATTAAAAGGAATAGTTATCGTAAGTACTTCTCAAAAAATAGCATTATCTGATGTAAATAGAACTATAGAAATGTTTCGAATTAAATCTATTTATGTTCCAATATTAGGTATTATTGAGAATATGTCATATCTTATTATGAAAAATAGTAAAGAAAAAAGTTACTTTTTTGGTAAAAATGGAGTAAAAAATTTTGCTAATGAAATCAACATTCCTTATCTAGGGGAAATACCTATGTTACAAACAATACGAGAACATTCAGATATAGGAATTCCTGTAGTTTTAGAAAATAAACATATAAGAAATATTTTCATAGAGATAACAAAAAATATTATTAAAAAACTTTTATAA
- a CDS encoding phosphorylase family protein codes for MSITLEKSKKYIQQIIKEKPDFGILLLESQFNKLIEEVENPICISYEEIPIFHEKNLYGKFLFGKIEGKNIVFLIEPSFEENRENSILLCKKIGIEKLILINISAGINPNYKMGDIMLVKDHINFFPENFNVKKIMKNNLFKINELYDQKMLDIAENIAMTHNIIIQKGIYVAFPYPNYKTYAENSMIRSIGGDCVGINILTDVLIARCINLRVFSITIIFMGLISDCKSQDKNTGSIITNNFLLNTFTETEKSMRLLILIIKEFIKFCL; via the coding sequence ATGTCCATTACTTTAGAAAAATCAAAAAAATATATACAACAAATAATAAAAGAAAAACCTGATTTTGGAATTTTATTATTAGAAAGTCAATTTAATAAGCTCATAGAGGAAGTAGAAAATCCCATATGTATTTCCTATGAAGAAATTCCTATTTTTCATGAAAAAAATTTGTATGGAAAATTTTTGTTCGGGAAAATAGAAGGAAAAAATATTGTTTTTTTAATAGAACCTTCTTTTGAAGAAAACAGGGAAAATTCTATTTTATTGTGCAAAAAAATAGGAATAGAAAAATTAATATTAATTAATATTTCTGCAGGAATTAATCCAAATTACAAAATGGGAGATATTATGTTAGTAAAAGACCACATTAATTTTTTTCCAGAAAATTTTAATGTAAAAAAAATTATGAAAAATAACTTATTCAAGATTAATGAATTATATGATCAGAAAATGCTTGATATAGCAGAAAATATAGCAATGACCCATAACATTATTATTCAAAAAGGAATATATGTAGCTTTTCCATATCCAAATTACAAAACATATGCAGAAAATTCTATGATACGATCTATCGGAGGAGACTGTGTTGGAATAAATATATTAACAGATGTATTAATAGCTAGATGTATTAATTTAAGAGTTTTTTCTATAACAATTATTTTTATGGGTCTTATATCTGATTGCAAATCTCAGGATAAAAATACCGGTTCAATAATAACAAATAATTTCTTATTAAATACATTTACCGAAACAGAAAAATCTATGCGCCTTCTAATATTAATTATAAAAGAATTTATAAAGTTTTGTTTATAA
- the murB gene encoding UDP-N-acetylmuramate dehydrogenase yields MFIKEDFPLRKLNTFGIDTYTRYFVEVKNIEDIHKIFSNTSITKFIIIGNGSNILFLKDYYPGLILKIGIKGKKIIKENNKQVIVQAYAGEKWNDLVYWTIKKGFSGLENLSFIPGTVGASPIQNIGAYGTEVKDVLLKVKTYEVFSGKVIEFTREKCRLKYRYSFFKKLKNKFIILSVFFILRKEYKKRNSSYLEVEKELENMNIKKPTIEDINKAIFNIRYRKLPDPKKIGNAGSFFINPIVKNIDFEKIKHIYPNIVGYKFCVNKIKISANSLIENIGWKGKKIGNVGVYEKKPIIIVNYGKATGMEVYSFSERIIENVKKKFGITLSREVNIIQ; encoded by the coding sequence ATGTTTATTAAAGAGGATTTTCCACTTAGAAAATTAAATACATTTGGGATCGATACTTATACAAGATATTTTGTAGAAGTAAAAAATATAGAAGATATTCATAAAATATTTTCAAATACATCTATTACAAAATTTATTATAATAGGAAATGGAAGTAATATACTTTTTTTAAAAGATTATTATCCTGGTTTAATACTTAAAATAGGAATAAAAGGGAAAAAAATTATTAAAGAAAATAATAAGCAGGTAATTGTTCAAGCTTATGCTGGAGAAAAATGGAATGATTTAGTTTATTGGACTATCAAAAAAGGATTTAGTGGTTTGGAGAATTTATCATTTATTCCTGGAACAGTTGGTGCATCTCCAATTCAAAATATTGGAGCATATGGAACAGAAGTAAAAGATGTTTTACTTAAAGTTAAAACATATGAAGTATTTAGTGGAAAAGTTATTGAATTCACACGTGAAAAATGTCGACTTAAATATCGTTATTCTTTTTTTAAAAAATTAAAAAATAAATTTATCATACTTTCCGTTTTTTTTATTCTAAGAAAAGAATACAAAAAAAGAAATTCTTCTTATCTAGAAGTAGAAAAAGAATTAGAAAATATGAATATTAAAAAACCTACTATTGAAGATATAAATAAAGCTATTTTTAATATTAGATATAGAAAATTACCAGATCCAAAAAAAATTGGAAATGCAGGTAGTTTTTTTATAAATCCTATAGTAAAAAATATTGATTTTGAAAAAATCAAGCATATATATCCTAATATTGTTGGATACAAATTTTGTGTAAATAAGATAAAAATATCTGCTAATTCATTAATTGAAAATATAGGATGGAAAGGGAAAAAGATTGGAAACGTTGGAGTTTACGAAAAGAAACCTATAATAATAGTTAATTATGGAAAAGCTACTGGAATGGAGGTCTATTCTTTTTCAGAAAGAATAATTGAGAACGTAAAAAAAAAATTTGGAATTACTTTATCAAGAGAAGTGAATATCATACAATAA
- a CDS encoding YtxH domain-containing protein yields MKRGGNFFWGVLFGSMAGLIVGMMLSQKKEEKIRNILGKKTEELKDNFQIFGKKIGEEVQKIKSNIETKWKNKMKNKIEKTNQYKQDKVEDELGT; encoded by the coding sequence ATGAAAAGAGGAGGAAATTTTTTTTGGGGCGTTCTTTTTGGTAGCATGGCTGGTTTAATAGTAGGAATGATGCTATCTCAAAAAAAAGAAGAAAAAATAAGAAATATTTTAGGAAAAAAAACAGAAGAATTAAAAGATAATTTTCAAATATTTGGAAAAAAAATAGGAGAAGAAGTGCAAAAAATAAAATCAAACATTGAAACAAAATGGAAGAATAAAATGAAAAATAAAATAGAAAAAACAAATCAATATAAACAAGATAAAGTCGAAGATGAATTAGGAACTTGA
- the rlmB gene encoding 23S rRNA (guanosine(2251)-2'-O)-methyltransferase RlmB — translation MKICKEEKIIVYGLHPLIEAIKAKITISNIFLKSGIKLTSNAYKKLLFLSKKENIPIKTVPESKFFILKNKNHQGVFALLSPIRTYQIKDLLPVFYERGKNPILIILDRITDVRNFGSIIRTSACAGVNAIIIPKKETAMIGSDSIKTSSGALFKVPICQEKSIKNTINFLTKNGLKIVSATEKSNIYWYNIDFSSPTVLILGNEEKGVSPQYLEISDERVKIPLIGGISSLNVSVACGIILYEIFRQRESNLYI, via the coding sequence ATGAAAATATGCAAAGAAGAAAAAATTATTGTTTATGGATTACATCCATTAATAGAGGCAATTAAAGCTAAAATAACTATTAGTAATATTTTTTTAAAAAGTGGAATAAAACTGACTTCCAATGCTTACAAAAAACTTCTTTTTCTTTCCAAAAAAGAAAATATTCCAATAAAAACTGTTCCAGAAAGTAAATTTTTTATATTAAAAAACAAGAATCATCAAGGAGTTTTTGCTTTACTTTCACCTATAAGAACTTATCAAATAAAAGATTTGCTACCTGTCTTTTATGAAAGAGGAAAAAACCCAATTTTGATTATTTTAGATCGTATCACCGATGTAAGAAATTTTGGATCTATTATACGTACTTCTGCATGTGCAGGAGTAAACGCTATCATTATACCGAAAAAAGAAACAGCAATGATTGGATCTGATTCTATTAAAACATCTTCAGGAGCTTTATTCAAAGTTCCAATATGTCAAGAAAAAAGTATAAAAAATACTATTAATTTTTTGACTAAAAATGGATTAAAAATAGTTTCTGCTACAGAAAAATCCAATATATATTGGTATAACATTGATTTCTCAAGTCCTACAGTTTTAATATTAGGAAATGAAGAAAAAGGGGTATCTCCTCAATATTTGGAAATCTCTGACGAGAGAGTAAAAATACCTTTAATAGGTGGTATTTCTTCTTTAAATGTATCTGTTGCTTGTGGTATTATTTTATATGAAATTTTTAGACAAAGAGAATCAAATTTGTATATCTAA
- the pheS gene encoding phenylalanine--tRNA ligase subunit alpha, with protein MEKTIDNIKKEIKNFNPKDYYDLEKLRIKFLGKKKGMITLLFKELKKFTLHEKKIFGKIINELKKEIQEKIEIFSLKHKCFKNKEEKLNFDPSSPGKFIEIGSMHPISIIKNRIIEIFIKIGFSYVDGPEIEDDWHNFTALNIPTDHPSREMQDTFFLYKNPDILLRTHTSSVQIRYMKKHHPPFRILSIGKVYRNETVSSHSNFMFHQAEGFYIDKKVSFSDLKQTIFYLINSIFGKQVKIRFRPSYFPFTEPSAEVDIYSSSNGWLEVMGCGMIDPNVLKNVDIDSEIHSGFAFGIGIERLALMIYNIKDIRIYFNNDIRFLEQFKSEF; from the coding sequence ATGGAAAAAACAATAGATAATATAAAAAAAGAAATTAAAAATTTTAATCCTAAAGATTACTATGATTTAGAAAAGTTAAGAATTAAATTTTTAGGAAAAAAAAAGGGAATGATAACTCTTTTGTTTAAAGAATTGAAAAAATTTACACTTCATGAAAAAAAAATTTTTGGAAAAATCATTAACGAATTAAAAAAAGAAATTCAAGAAAAAATAGAAATTTTTTCGTTAAAACATAAGTGTTTTAAAAACAAGGAAGAAAAATTAAATTTCGATCCTTCTTCACCAGGAAAGTTTATAGAAATAGGATCTATGCATCCAATATCCATTATAAAAAATAGAATCATAGAAATTTTTATAAAAATAGGGTTTTCTTATGTAGATGGACCTGAAATAGAAGATGATTGGCATAATTTTACAGCTCTAAATATACCGACTGATCATCCATCTAGAGAGATGCAGGATACATTTTTTTTATATAAAAATCCAGATATATTGTTACGTACACATACTTCATCTGTTCAAATACGATATATGAAAAAACATCATCCTCCATTTCGAATTTTATCTATAGGGAAAGTATATAGAAATGAAACTGTCTCTTCACATTCTAATTTTATGTTTCATCAAGCAGAAGGGTTTTATATAGACAAAAAAGTTTCTTTTTCAGATTTAAAACAAACTATTTTTTATCTTATAAATTCTATTTTTGGTAAACAAGTAAAAATAAGATTTCGTCCTTCTTACTTCCCATTTACAGAGCCTAGCGCAGAAGTAGATATATATAGTAGTAGTAATGGATGGTTAGAAGTGATGGGTTGTGGGATGATCGATCCAAATGTTTTAAAAAACGTAGATATAGATTCAGAAATTCATTCCGGATTTGCCTTTGGAATAGGAATAGAACGTTTAGCTTTAATGATATATAATATTAAAGATATTCGAATTTATTTTAATAATGATATTCGTTTTTTAGAACAATTTAAGAGTGAATTTTAG
- a CDS encoding CvpA family protein yields MIFLDIIITTIVLYGGYKGYQNGMISQLLGFMIFLIIFYKGVYIYHFSEELVSKLNINIRYSKFFIIYSVAISFIFITILSFLSKKIIELILIITFMKPIDKFLGGILGMVKYFFYISICIFLIKETNQKTNIIPYNFFENSFSNIINILIPISKKEFLFYFNKFKLLIYH; encoded by the coding sequence ATGATATTTTTGGATATAATTATTACAACTATAGTTTTATATGGAGGATATAAAGGTTATCAAAATGGTATGATCTCGCAACTTTTGGGGTTTATGATTTTTTTGATTATTTTTTATAAAGGTGTATATATATATCATTTTTCAGAAGAACTTGTAAGTAAATTAAACATAAACATAAGATATTCAAAATTTTTTATAATTTATTCTGTAGCAATTTCATTTATATTCATAACTATACTATCTTTTTTATCTAAAAAGATTATAGAATTAATTTTGATTATTACATTTATGAAACCTATAGATAAGTTTTTAGGTGGAATATTGGGCATGGTAAAATATTTTTTTTATATATCAATATGTATCTTTTTAATAAAAGAAACAAATCAAAAAACGAATATAATCCCTTACAACTTTTTCGAAAATTCATTTTCAAATATTATTAATATTCTTATTCCCATATCTAAAAAAGAATTTTTATTTTATTTTAATAAATTTAAATTATTAATATATCATTAA
- a CDS encoding LuxE/PaaK family acyltransferase has protein sequence MNFKEKIFSISSKNEFENIAMDIFHYQIMNNEVYRNYVHSLKLKLVNIKNVYEIPFLPISFFKTHRILSSKKNNTDILFKSSGTTGLKSKHFISDLSIYTSSILKGFEYFYGTIEKFKFLCFFPHQITNSSLIYMVNYMINRTIKNGSLFISSSRKSIHIKNGINVFIFGLSSSLLDFIEKKKIFINEHKEKLIVMETGGMKGKRKELVREELHYILKNFFCVKYIHSEYGMTELLSQAYAKKNGIFQCPPWMKIYIRDTENPFMHLENNKIGGIDVIDLSNYLSCSFISTEDLGKKINEEEFEVLGRIDFTDLRGCNTMNY, from the coding sequence ATGAATTTTAAAGAAAAAATATTTTCTATTTCATCAAAAAATGAATTTGAAAATATAGCTATGGATATATTTCATTATCAAATAATGAATAATGAAGTTTATAGAAACTACGTTCATTCATTAAAATTAAAATTAGTTAACATAAAAAATGTTTATGAAATTCCTTTTTTACCTATTTCCTTTTTTAAAACGCATCGTATTTTAAGTAGTAAAAAAAATAATACAGACATACTTTTTAAAAGTAGTGGAACTACAGGATTAAAAAGCAAACATTTTATATCTGATTTAAGTATTTACACTAGTAGTATTTTAAAAGGATTTGAATATTTTTATGGAACTATAGAAAAATTTAAATTCTTATGTTTTTTTCCACATCAAATAACTAACTCTTCTTTGATTTACATGGTAAATTATATGATAAATAGAACCATTAAAAATGGAAGCCTTTTTATTTCTTCTTCTAGAAAATCTATTCATATAAAAAATGGGATAAATGTTTTTATTTTCGGACTTAGTTCCTCTTTATTAGATTTTATAGAAAAAAAAAAAATTTTCATCAATGAACATAAAGAAAAATTAATTGTTATGGAAACAGGAGGAATGAAAGGGAAAAGAAAAGAATTAGTTAGAGAAGAACTACATTATATTTTAAAAAATTTCTTTTGCGTTAAATATATTCATTCGGAATATGGAATGACAGAATTGCTTTCTCAGGCATATGCAAAAAAAAATGGCATATTTCAATGCCCTCCCTGGATGAAAATATATATTAGAGATACGGAAAACCCATTTATGCATTTAGAAAATAATAAAATAGGAGGAATTGATGTTATAGATTTATCCAATTATTTATCTTGTTCTTTTATTTCTACTGAAGATTTAGGAAAGAAAATAAACGAAGAAGAGTTTGAAGTATTAGGAAGAATTGATTTTACTGATTTAAGAGGCTGTAATACAATGAATTACTAA
- a CDS encoding inorganic phosphate transporter — MKLFYPSIIVILFLLSIFDLIVGLINDAVNFLNSAIGSRAASRRIIMIFSSLGILLGAFLSSGMMEVARKGVFNPSYFYFSDVIFIFLAVMISDIILLDIFNTLGLPTSTTVSMVFCLLGGAFSIAMIKISSLSSNEPFHNLSLYIKAEKILTISIGIFLSIIISFISGAIIHYFIRLFFSFEYEKRLKYVGVIWTAISLSSMTYFLIVRGLNSTLQGIMNDNFTYFSLLMKSLTEWIHHNFFIFLLVLFLFWIVIAKIFVYLGYNILKFVVLYGTFSLAMAFAGNDLVNFIGIPIASIQSYNIWKKAGSPPSEEFNMKSLSGNVQVPSSFLIISGMIMILTLWFSDKTKNITRTEINLSRQNEGPEKFLSNSFSRGIVRFFLFLEKKIFVLFPKRILVKIEKNFKPRKEVNEAFDLVRASANLTISSILISIATVQRLPLSTTFVTFMVSMGTSLSDRAWDRESAVYRVSGVLQVIRGWFLTGFIAFVISGITATFLYYFRGFAVISIVLFIIFTILYRIYNKYHENIEEDKYFLILEYPIKISLNKTFDILKFILSKIENIYKNSIKGITKENLKNLQYSRKNFLKLKENFNNIHNTLTKVIRKNSDPSTGIFYLHIYNKTKDIIESSDIITDHTLFHVINCHKPLKNKQKKNLLKLEKFMNENFDLMKKIIKEKNFKDIKFPCSIQIRIIKEIEEQINQQVIGIIHDKYGTKNTFLMLDILLQSKKITESIQDIMLLSQETIFHSKKDASFLSF; from the coding sequence ATGAAGCTTTTTTATCCATCAATTATAGTGATTCTCTTTTTGTTATCAATATTTGATCTTATTGTTGGATTGATTAATGATGCCGTTAATTTTCTAAATTCTGCTATAGGATCCAGAGCTGCTTCTCGTAGAATTATTATGATTTTTTCTAGTTTAGGAATATTATTAGGAGCTTTTTTGTCGAGCGGAATGATGGAAGTAGCAAGAAAAGGTGTTTTTAATCCTTCTTATTTTTATTTCTCTGATGTTATTTTCATTTTTTTAGCAGTTATGATCTCTGATATCATATTATTAGATATTTTTAACACTTTAGGATTACCTACTTCTACTACTGTATCTATGGTTTTTTGTTTATTAGGAGGAGCTTTCAGTATTGCAATGATAAAAATATCTTCACTATCAAGTAATGAGCCTTTTCACAATTTAAGTTTATATATAAAAGCAGAAAAAATATTGACTATCAGCATAGGAATTTTTTTATCTATTATAATATCTTTCATTTCTGGAGCAATTATTCATTATTTTATTCGTTTATTTTTTAGTTTTGAATATGAAAAAAGATTAAAATATGTAGGTGTGATATGGACAGCTATTTCATTAAGTAGTATGACTTATTTTCTTATTGTAAGAGGATTGAATAGTACTTTACAAGGAATTATGAATGATAATTTTACATATTTTTCATTATTAATGAAATCTCTTACAGAATGGATTCATCATAATTTCTTTATTTTTTTACTTGTATTATTTTTATTTTGGATTGTTATTGCAAAAATATTTGTTTATTTAGGATATAATATATTAAAGTTTGTTGTATTATATGGAACTTTTTCTTTAGCTATGGCATTTGCAGGAAACGATTTAGTAAATTTTATAGGAATTCCAATAGCTAGTATACAATCTTATAATATATGGAAAAAAGCTGGAAGTCCACCGTCTGAAGAATTCAATATGAAAAGTTTATCCGGAAATGTCCAAGTTCCATCTTCATTTTTAATTATTTCAGGAATGATTATGATATTAACTCTATGGTTTTCTGATAAAACAAAAAATATAACCAGGACAGAGATTAATTTAAGTAGACAAAATGAAGGTCCAGAAAAGTTTTTATCAAATTCTTTTTCTAGAGGAATTGTTAGATTTTTTTTATTTCTTGAAAAGAAAATTTTTGTTTTATTTCCAAAACGAATTCTTGTAAAAATAGAAAAAAATTTTAAACCAAGAAAAGAAGTAAATGAAGCTTTTGACCTTGTAAGAGCTTCTGCTAACTTAACCATATCTAGTATTCTAATATCTATAGCTACAGTGCAAAGATTACCATTATCTACTACCTTTGTTACTTTTATGGTCTCTATGGGAACTTCTCTTTCAGATAGAGCATGGGATAGAGAAAGTGCAGTATATAGAGTTTCAGGAGTTTTACAAGTGATAAGAGGATGGTTTTTAACAGGGTTTATTGCTTTTGTCATATCCGGAATTACTGCAACATTTTTATATTATTTCAGAGGTTTTGCAGTTATATCTATTGTTTTATTTATAATATTCACAATATTATATAGAATATATAATAAATATCATGAAAATATAGAAGAAGATAAATATTTTTTGATCTTAGAATATCCAATAAAAATATCTTTAAATAAAACTTTTGATATTCTAAAATTTATACTTTCAAAGATAGAAAATATTTATAAAAATAGCATTAAAGGAATTACTAAAGAAAATTTAAAAAATCTGCAATATAGCAGAAAAAATTTTTTAAAATTGAAAGAAAATTTTAATAATATACATAATACCCTAACTAAGGTAATTAGGAAAAATAGTGACCCTTCTACTGGTATATTTTACCTACATATTTACAATAAGACTAAAGACATCATTGAATCCTCAGATATCATTACCGATCATACTCTATTTCATGTGATTAATTGTCATAAACCATTAAAAAATAAACAAAAAAAAAATTTATTAAAATTAGAAAAATTTATGAATGAAAATTTTGATCTAATGAAAAAAATAATCAAAGAAAAAAATTTTAAGGATATTAAATTCCCTTGTTCAATACAAATTAGAATCATAAAAGAAATTGAAGAACAAATAAATCAACAAGTAATAGGTATTATCCATGATAAATATGGAACAAAAAATACCTTTTTAATGTTAGATATTTTATTACAATCAAAAAAAATAACAGAAAGTATACAAGACATTATGCTTTTATCTCAAGAGACTATATTCCATTCTAAGAAAGATGCTTCTTTTCTATCTTTTTAG
- the ruvA gene encoding Holliday junction branch migration protein RuvA, which yields MITHLRGKLVEKNQSYLIIDCHGVGYYIYISSYTYSSLKKEVGENIYIYTFLFMKENQKVLYGFFDKKERNIFSYLISVNSIGPSSAITLLSTLTPNKIEESIYKEDIKVFDKVKGIGKKTAQRIILELKDKIIPAEKKQNHVKIIEDVGLIKKDALSALIVLGFSVKESEKVLDNILNKHPEFSVENLIKESIKKL from the coding sequence TTGATAACACATTTAAGAGGAAAGTTAGTTGAAAAAAATCAATCTTATTTAATAATAGATTGTCATGGCGTAGGATATTATATTTATATATCCTCATATACCTATTCTTCTTTAAAAAAAGAAGTAGGAGAAAATATCTATATATACACTTTTCTTTTCATGAAAGAAAATCAAAAAGTTTTATATGGTTTTTTTGATAAAAAAGAAAGAAATATATTCTCTTATTTGATATCTGTAAATAGTATAGGTCCAAGTTCCGCTATTACATTATTATCTACTCTTACTCCAAATAAAATAGAAGAATCTATCTACAAAGAAGACATAAAAGTTTTTGATAAAGTAAAAGGAATAGGAAAAAAAACAGCTCAAAGAATTATTCTTGAACTTAAGGATAAAATAATTCCTGCTGAAAAAAAACAAAATCATGTAAAAATTATAGAAGATGTAGGGTTAATAAAAAAAGACGCCTTAAGTGCTTTGATTGTATTGGGTTTTTCTGTTAAAGAATCCGAGAAAGTATTAGATAATATTTTAAATAAACATCCAGAATTTTCTGTAGAAAATCTTATCAAAGAATCTATAAAAAAGTTATAA